The sequence CTCCTATTGTAATTTTCTATGTTATCGTCGAATTTGAAGCCATGAAAACGACGGCAACAGATTCAAAGGATCCATTATATCAAACGGCAGCCATCCTTTACCTGTCCCTATGGACATTTACGGGGATCGAAAAGTTAGTGGATTACGCTAGCTACCTTGGAGAAATCAGGAACCAGGTTTTCCCCCTGGCTTGGGCAGAAGGGCTAGCTCCGACCGTCCTGATCATCGAATTGCTATTGGCATTGCTGCTTTTGAACAGCAAGACCAGAAAAACCGCCCTATTGCTTTCAACCCTGTTGATGACCGCTTTTACGACCTATATCGGTCTTGTCTGGATGGGGGCATTCCCAAGGGTTCCCTGCTCGTGTGCGGGCTTTCTTGAGGCAATAGGCTGGAGTGGACATTTACTGTTCAACGCGGCATTTATACTCT comes from Echinicola vietnamensis DSM 17526 and encodes:
- a CDS encoding MauE/DoxX family redox-associated membrane protein, whose translation is MKTTATDSKDPLYQTAAILYLSLWTFTGIEKLVDYASYLGEIRNQVFPLAWAEGLAPTVLIIELLLALLLLNSKTRKTALLLSTLLMTAFTTYIGLVWMGAFPRVPCSCAGFLEAIGWSGHLLFNAAFILLGIIGLIRPLNTI